TATAATATCGGCGCTCTTGCGTTAGTTGCAAACCAACACGGCAACCAACTAAAACCTGCCGTCGCAATTCTCCTGTCAACGTTCGCTTGGTTACCGTCACCTGCATGGCAATGTGCTAGTCCAAGTATATCGTATATTTACACGTGGCTAACAAACGTGATTTTCGCACTACCAAAAACGAAATCTAGATTATCAATTTCGATCACAAAAGCGCTGTGAATATTCGCCTTCGCGACGTGCGCTCGGTCGCCGGTAGGCCGTCTACGTGAACGATAAACTCTCGGACGCTGTGGAGCGCAGGCTGAAGCACGGAGACAGCCCTCGGTGTTCACTCATGGTGCATAGAGAATAAAAGTCCTTCGTCATTGGGGCAGAGGCGAAGGGGCTGTagtatactccgttccatacacagcagtcaacgctgtggaagctacgcaagaagttcggtcaagaaaagttatatcactccgcgcgttccgtccttGCTTggctgcgcgccaacagcgttcgctcgcgcgagcattcacgtgaggctcctcgtgacgggttgcaaataaaaaatccgaaaagaacgacaaaaaaatggctgtggcttagctaaggttaagcccaggatgcgaagcatactagcctttattttaaagcgacagcgttaaggagctcgtgtcgcagaaaagccggtgtcgtcggcgtcggctcaggcgggcggcgcttgctcaggcgcacatttcgttgtcgcgccgaacgctgcgttgctcgacgctcaccgcgtccgatgcggggcgcgtagtcgctgcgccgtagaaaagccacctagaaacagtctctgtagcacgccgcaaccttcgcttctcattccaacgagcagctctgtctccaggaggcatctcaccttgtgagtgtctagcagaggcaagcgcagctgcttatataccgccgcgacgccgcgagcgacggcgcgagttggagcccagtttctcctctgtcgtgacgtcacggtgtcacgtggtcagccttgaaggcgacggcgcgtgttggagccccgtttctcctctgtcgtgacgtcacggtgtcacgtggtattgaaggcgacaccgccgtgcctgaggagctgggttgagctctcgagcgacggcgcgagttggagccccgtttctcctctgtcgcgacgtcacggtgtcacgtggtattgaaggcgacaccgccgcgcctgaggagctgcgttgagctctagtaatatgcttcgcataaaatgatcTAAACCAACACATTGGCAGCTGTGTACCACAGCGTGTTTACttctaaggattaaaacttgtttcattcgatactgagcctatataaacaACAGTCGCGCGcaattgaagtaaaaaaaaaacatcgaactatatccaagtgcgaacgaagccagcccaagaagtctctctagcttTTACAACGTTGACTGCTACCTATGGAACGGAGCATCGAAAGCCTTCCCGCCCGGGCTATGGCGAAGTTCTGAAGTTCACGACGCGCAACTAACAGCATTCCTAAGAGCTGACTTTTCCACAAAAATTGATTATAATCGCGGAAAACTTTCTGTGGCGATGAAGGGATAGCTATGGGGTCAAAGCGCGCACAagagagagcgcttctgaaaaaagtcccgcgttttcatccacgttagtttaagctcgGGAGGAGAAAAAAACACCTTATTAGTAGCAGTTAAATAGGAcgaaacacaccactgaatgttagagtttacttattttgcggatTATGCCTTGCGCGTcagggcaaacgcgaaaccgtcgcacgtggaagctgcgtcgctTCGGCGTCttttccgagcaaccaaaagcactgtcaaaccctggcagactacttggcgcggtaagaCACGTACAAAAGCTCcacccccgtagctttcccttcattgccacagagaGTTGTCCGCAAGTGTAGTTGCACATTGAGCTTGTTGGTGTGACACGCTGAAGGCCTTAGACGCAGCACACCCGATTATGGACACACCAACGACGTAGACGACGACACAGAACACAGcgccaaatgtgtgtgtgtgcgtgtgcgtgcgtgcgcgcgcccTACGCCTAAAGCCTTCTGTTTCTCGGAGTTTAAACGTTTTATAATCCCGCTTCAGTAGGTTATTTGCCTTCCGTTTTACCTCTGCAGCAGAGAATGTATACTGAAGGAGAAGAAAGCCAACGGTGGCGAGTTCAAGCTACAGCGTGCAGCTTACGGTGACATGTCTTTAACCAAGGAAAAGCGATCTCGTCACAAAGAAGCCAGCTGACGCTGGCCAGAGCTGGAACCGGCAGACGGCGTGAGCCAGAGATCGAGAACGAAAGCGGAAGAAGTGCGAAATCATATAACGTTGTTGGCGATGTCAGGCGTTGTGGGCCTTTAGAGCACCGGCGCCCCTCTTGAACGACAAGTTTAAGTTTTgataactaaagaaaaaaaaatggctgtggcttaggtaaggttaagcccaggatgcgaagcatgctagcctttattttagttgttgaaccactgtttagcctggtgaactgctgttgcttggctatatttggttcggctagacgaagaaacaactcatgcattacttcttcgccttcaagagtggaacgcgacagcgttcccgtcgacccgccaaggggtgtaagacaatgggctacagggcagcgactacgcgccccgcattggacgcggtgagcgtcgagcaaagcagcgttcggcgcggcaacgaaatgtgcgcctgagcaagagacgcacgccttagaaacagcgcgtttctaaggcaacaccgcattcactagaggcgcttttgtaccgctttgaagcgttgtactcgtggctcagtggttaataaagaaaaaaaaaaaaaactcgtggctcagtggtagcgtctccgtcccacactccggagaccctggttcgattcccacccagcccgtcttgcaagagttgagccaaagccacttctcctctgtcgtgacgtcacggtgtcacgtgatttcatggtcaccgccgcgcctgaggagctgggttgagccctcgtaatatgcttcgcataaaaaagaagaagcagtGACTACAATGGCGGAAAGAGCGTGGTCGAGTTCCTCCAACACCCGTGTACAGCGCGTACCACCACGCAGCTCTAGCCTGGGCTACCGCTTCACAATATATGAATGCGTTCACTCCTCCAGATGCATTTCCGAAAGGTGTGCCATCACCACCGCAAGTGCGTTCCGGTCTGTCCTCGCACTAAGTGGCTGGTATACATTTAGTGAGAAGCGGAAGTTCGAGAAGTGGAACGAGTTCGATGTACATAGCCTGCACGGCTTCATGTTTTACACGCAGTAACACGGACAATCATCCAGAGTTTTGGGGTGAATAGTAAAAGAAGGATCTAAGCCGAGCAGCCCGAAAAGAGCTTtctcgagtaaaaaaaaaatcagccagCTTTACCGAACAGATGCTAAGGAAGCATGGCAAGAAAGGTTTTCAATGTTAATTTATATATATGATTTGATCGTCTCCTTGGAATCCGCAGCAGCAAAGCGGTTTCGGAACATGACGTCAGGGAACAAGACAAAATTTCGTTGCATTCAAGGCGTCTGCCTTTAAATAAAGATGTCCAGCGTATGCCACATACGACCATAGGCATCGCTAATTTAAATTCCAGGATGAGCAGCACAGTCGCGAGGAAATTTTATTCTTACGCGAATTCCATGCTTTGCAAGAGTCTGCGGTCGGCTGCGTACATCTCTTTCTCCATATTTTTCTCTGCTTAGGCGATTACGTCCGACGcttatacggggtgatcatttccAAGTTTACCGAAATTTTCAGAAATTCGAACTATTCCGCGTTTCAATCCTTCAATATAACCAACTGTTTTTCAAAAGTCACTAATTGACTTCttaattacagtaaaagctcgttaattcgaaccgcaaggggaagccgcttcagttcgaattaacgaaagttcgaactaacgaaagtgaaggagagcaacagtacactgcgatttggaagcagtagggcatgtcagaaatttggcgtgtcagaaagtgatggcgtgtgccgcgggcacacgccatcttcaagtcgaagctctgggtctgactgtgccacaccaccgatgtccaccgaaacgaacgttagccgaggcttaacaccatcacaatgaatcgcgacggccgatacctcctaagctgaaaacagaggtgcgcaaccgatgaagactgccgagacaaagacgctgaacatgtgaaggtggcgaaggccctgattcgttggttcttgattgcaagcgcagctgcgacgtacttgattcgctgtgttttggcgcttgccgtgccatctccgcataacattagcagctgtacaagatttgcaaagcctccgagattcgcaacgggcgaGAAGTCTTgcaggttacgtagaacggagaggcggcagccgccgctgccttctggctgaccccgcgccggttagatttttttccgattttgccttctctcgccgttctctctgtttcggaggaaatacagccttgtgtgtaggcagtaggtgcgtttctctggccgtgtgccaggcgagcgtagttcgaattagcgagcgtagttcgaattatccgtgagggaaccttctcgcgttcgaattaacggacttttttatacatagacttctgtggagcttggccggaccaaatcgtacagttcgaattatccataaattcgaattattgaagttcgaattaacgagctttcactataattacttcatggcacatattgcaatttacgaattgtagtcggtgagtttgccaggcgtgtccacttggaacgaatttccagaatgacgccagtttggatacatgcgccatcaaactcgccgtaaaaaaacatgcacagttgttccccttacttttttaacaaaacgttgTTTCGTGCATTGAAGCCCAAAAGCGAATGGAACGCCcgtgtatttcgttccacactttgtGCAACAACATGTCGAAACTGTtttcattctggaaattcacttcaagtggatgcgtcttgcCAATCCACCGGCCGCAATTCGTAAAGAGCACTGCAACCGGGAAGCTATTCATTAGGAAGGTAATTAACGATTTGTTGTCAATTAATTGAATAGGTGTTCCGATTTCCCCCAGtactaatgtccgcctcttcggaTAATCCTGCTCAGGGACAAGAATTATGTCAGaggtaatgttttctttttttttttatttctcaaaaCTTAGAAATGTTCACGCCGCATATATTAGCCTACTCTTTCAAGTCTATGTTATCGGGGACTATTTTCCGTGGGCCGCGGTGACTTCTATGACATTAGGAGAGGGTATTATTTTTTACAGCTAACTACAAGACAAGAAATACGCCGTAATTTTCGCGTACCTGTAAAAGCTATTGCAGGGAGACGCGCGCTGGTCGACCGCAGCTTGCAGCAGAGCCGCTGCTCTGGCGCACGCAGAACCTCTGCAGGCAGCcgcagctgcagcagcggcggTCGTTTCCAACCGAGTGGCCCGCGGAGTGTGAGAGATGCTGGCGTTCACCAGCGCCTTCGCTTCCGACGTGCCGTGGTGCCACCAGAGCGCTGCCGCCACTGCCGCCACTGCAACGACGTATAGGACGCCCAGCAGGCAGGTCGTCGCCACGGATCGGCTCGCCGGCTTGTTCTGGTGCGGCTCTTCGTCGTCCTTCCCGGAAGGTTCGCTCGAAAAGCCCTGCGCGAGCCAGAACAAGGGCCCGATGTGATACAAGCAAATGCTCGATGCTATTCTTTCGCGTCATCCATCGCTCGGAGCCGGAACATCGCCCGTGACAGCGTGGGCAGCCTGCTAGGACCACAGACAGAGCGTGAATAGGAATAGCATTGGAAGAAAATCATTACATTATACAGGCCCAAGCTTCCGAATCGAAGACGAAGATACCATGCGAAACGGTCACTTAACACGACCGAGCGACTTGGGGTAACATATGGGCTCCGAATAAAAAACAAGTTTTCCTTTAAGGAACGCATATACTGGGTGAAGACTCGCAAACAGTTACAAATTGGCGAAACGCGCGACACTGAATGCACAACGTAGCAGCCAGACCACGCAGCTAAGTCACCTGGTCAGATGGTCAAGATGTCTGGATGTTTCAGCTGTTTAACGACTAGGCTGAGCGATAGCGTGCTGACGCAAGTAGCGCCCCACCTGTGAATTGCGTAAGCTTCAATGATCTCGCGCATTCTTTGGTCCTTAAGTCACCTAAGGACTTGGCACTTCTTAAAGTATGGGGTACAGCCGCACGAGGCTATATGAATGGCTAGGTTACTTGCACGTCCTTTATCGAGAGACCGTGCGTGTTTCATATGGCGTTCGATGAGGCACTGTGGTGTTACGTTTTGCTGATTTGTAACTGTGTGCGCATCTTCACCAAAGTATGTACGTCCTTTCAGATAAAACGTGTtgctaggggtgtgcgaatagtcgAAGCTTTCAATAACGAAacgaatagtgtcctattctaGGGGCTCTACGAaacgaatagtcactattcgtaaatgcgaatattttttaatatatttcgaatatttgaaaacgGCGTATGCACCCAAACAAACATGAAATTGAAGAAGAAGTACCCCGCGCGCACAGTACAGATAGAAAACATGAGCGATTGGTTAATGGAGCAGGTTATGTCGAGTAAGTATCCATACTTACAGGCTGTACAAGGATCATTCGCACTCTCTGGAAAGCACTGCGAAACTACTGTgtgagcattaggagcaaacaaaaAACTACTTGTTTGCGCCTAATGCCCCATTAGTGTTTTTAATAAACAAGGCTTCATAActtactatgtaatgacagaaacttacCAACGTTAAGAATATTAGGATGTGACCGTCGTTTTGTAATAGTTTTGATGACGGCTATTCATTGTCCGAAAACGATTCTAGAATAATTCCATATTCGATTAGATTCAATTCTGTCAtcattcgattcgtattcggtTCGGTACCActgttcgcacacccctacttgtTGCTATAGTCTGCGTCCATGTGCTGTCTTTCATGTGCCGTCATTTCCTGCTCTTCACAACATACAACAGtgctactagtactactactactactactactactactactactactactactactactactactactactactactagtgagtgagtgagtgagtgagtgagtgagtgagtgagtgagtgagtgagtgagtgagtgagtgagtgagtgagtgagtgagtgagtgagtgagtgagtgagtgagtgagtgagtgagtgagtgagtgagtgagtgagtgtgatgagtgagtgagtgagtgtgatgAGTGAGTGTGATGAGCACCTGTACAATTAAAGTAATTATAACAGCTTCCTCCTAACAGTTCTCTATCGAAACTGAATAATGATTTCGTGTTGCGCTGTGCTGCAAGTGTAAGTCTTACTAATCTAACAAGAGTGATAGCTGCTTTATGGTGATTATGCGTTGATAACCCGGTGCCGAATCGAAAGAAAATTAACAATATCCTTTGTTCAGAAGCGATTAAACACACGCATGCTAGCTCCCCACCGGACGCCGTAAACCGACTGACCCACAAATGCAACAGCTGAGCGTGACCACGTAGCCTATTCATTAAAACGCACTTATGCGTTTGgctgtggcgataaaatgccaggTGTTGAACATTTTTTACGCCACCGAAGACTATGGTAGATGTCGTCGTCCTCGGACAAAAATAAAGCGTCCTGAGTCCTTCACTCACAGCCAGGGAGCGAAGGATGCTGTAGAGTGTGCGCGCATTTACACCGCCTAGAATTATTTTGCAAGCACTGAAATCACAGTAAGCGAACATTCTCGCGTCTCGCTTCCAACCGAATGGAGCCGCTGAAGCTGCAACTGGAACATGCACTAAGAAAAACAAAGCCATGGCTTCGCATCAACCACATCCTCCATAAACAAACGTCATTTCGTTCGTAGCACTGTGACTGCATTTTAAACGTTGATCCGTTAGCAGGAATGCTGAATTTGCTTGCCGACGTTTCGATGTAACCGTAACAAAGCAGCGTTACTATTTCTTTCGCGAGCATTTAATGATGTGACGTGCTTTCACGAATAGCAAAGATCTCACAGCCGTGAGCTTCAGCGCCATGAAGAGTAAATGACGCTATGAAACCGCGCGGCAATATCGCAGATGCGAGGCTCAAATTAACGAGAGTACCAAGCTCAATTGAAGTTTTGCCACAGTTCTGACATACTGACTTCTCTTTTTGAAGATTTCACAGTCGCGGCTGCTTCCCGGGTATCTGTCGGTGATCCGATGACGGCTAGTGGCTCGGAACCTCGCCGGTGCGAGGACAGGGACGGGACGATTTGCGATTTGGCCACCGGCGGCAAGGACATTGACCTCGCCCTGGGGATATCTCGTTTGCTTTCCTTAGCATGACCTCCAGGGCTTTGCGCTCCACTCTGTGAGCACTGGCTCTGAATACCGGGCACGTTTTCTTCAGCATGACGTGAGGGGTCTTTGTTTGTGGACTGCGAAGACGGTGCCTCGTTCTCGATAGCGTTGTCTTCCATGGCGAACGAGCACTGCCGGTTggtcgctgatgatgacgatgaggaTGACCTCAGTAACTGTCGCACGTACCCACCGCGCAGAATCGGTACGAGCAGCTTGCgcaaatgaatgaatggatgaatgaacTGACCTGTGCTTGCGGAGAAGTTGGCACCACTGCGAATCTACCCTTCTTCCAATCCCCTATCTCCCAACAGGTAGGGCCCAAGCGCTCGCGCGCAAAAGCAGATAAAAAGATAACCGTCTCTGTGCGCGCTTCGCTAAAAATGACGTCTAATCGAGTAAGCCTGGTCGTACTGTGTCAGTTCACGTCACAAACGTTAGTGCTGGCACCACCGACATTGACAGATTTAGCTAAACGTAGCTCACGGCCGGTTCGTTCTCTGTGTATACGCCGAGACTCAACATAAGATTGCACCGATCTATCCTTATTATGGCGAAGGCCTTTATATGCCACATGAAGTGAAAAATTCGCCGTCAGTTGATATGATCCGATGGTACCAAAAGCCACGTggccaagtgatgacgtcacgttctcGGCACTGGTCCTGTTGCGGCTCGCACTGCAAAATCCCAtggtgaacagccacggcgtcgCACGGAGGCCGTGGCTGTTCCAAAAAAGCCGACCTTGCCCTCTCCCAAAATTGTATTAAGGTGCATTAAAaatgaattaaggtggattaaggttggtacaaattagactaaggtggattaaggcgggttaaggtggattaaagtatATTTTTGATGTAGGGTGACAACTTGCAGAAGTcattatgctttcgcattcaaatcacgtaaggatacttaagtgactgtaCCTTTATCTCGTCTTCACGATCCGGGAGCGACGTGCAGACAGCTTGGTGGCAAAACAGCGATGACGCGAAGCTGACAGCTCTCCGCTCAGCCGACTGCGACAATGTCACCCGCGTGTCGTACTTGTGCTAAAAATAAATCAActgttcctaatatacattaacgatcttccattgcatgtttcctctcagattcgtatgtttgctgatgattgcgttgtcTATCGAACTATTACTAATAGTAATGACTGCATTTATCTTCAATATGACCTGAACAACATTACAGCCAGGTGTGATCAATGGTTAATGgtactaaacaataataaatgtaaaTCTATGTCTATTTCCCGCAGCCGTAATCGGCCTGACTTTATCTACACAATTAATGACACCCCAATCGACACTGTAAACTCTATTAAGTACCTAGGCATAACGATCACGCATGATTTAAACTGGTGCTCGCATATAactaacatcatatcatctgctaacaaaaccttGGGATTTCTGAAACGCAATCTCCGCAACGCTCCTCAACAagtaaaactactagcatataaaacactggttaggccaaaactcgaatacgcatcacccatatggcatcctcaccagatttacctcagcaacgcattagaatccatacagaaccgcgccgtaagatacattcactcgacatactcatatgatatcagcgtatcaccattaaaagtagagtctggtttggacacattagcgcaccgtcgccgtatcgcgagcttatcattattccataaattctTCACAAGCTCGCTTCGCCACGCACCTTACATTGTACCACCTTCACGCATATCGCTGCGCACAGGCCACCCACTAAATGTTGCTCGCCCTAGTGCGCGCACTGTCACCTGCTCGTCATCATTTTTTCATcgtacagctaaagactggaacggccttccccaccacgtcgctgccatcaccaccTCATCTGCCTTCGTGGATGAAGTAACGAGTATTCTGTCTTCAAAATAAGATAGTGGGCAACCTCCTGTATTTTTGtaccacccacccctt
This Dermacentor albipictus isolate Rhodes 1998 colony chromosome 1, USDA_Dalb.pri_finalv2, whole genome shotgun sequence DNA region includes the following protein-coding sequences:
- the LOC135908555 gene encoding uncharacterized protein isoform X2, giving the protein MEDNAIENEAPSSQSTNKDPSRHAEENVPGIQSQCSQSGAQSPGGHAKESKRDIPRARSMSLPPVAKSQIVPSLSSHRRGSEPLAVIGSPTDTREAAATVKSSKREGFSSEPSGKDDEEPHQNKPASRSVATTCLLGVLYVVAVAAVAAALWWHHGTSEAKALVNASISHTPRATRLETTAAAAAAAACRGSACARAAALLQAAVDQRASPCNSFYRRRRREAGRALALLVCLVLAQRAQALPILDRFVQNVFEPDRLNRWFTLWEKVIHLARFHVHNIPRIILMPFSNIHSVHGRAKDIRRGLSDLHMRGLLGRVQGLTGFAGDGEGTVTSRNNYATEAPTSIKKAAQSLSPQPTVVRAKQ